One genomic region from Xyrauchen texanus isolate HMW12.3.18 chromosome 16, RBS_HiC_50CHRs, whole genome shotgun sequence encodes:
- the LOC127657167 gene encoding gap junction beta-3 protein-like: MDWKTFQTLLSGVNKYSTAFGRIWLSVVFVFRVMVYVVAAERVWGDEQKEFDCNTKQPGCSNVCYDHFFPMSHIRLWALQLIFVTCPSLMVVMHVKYRDERERKYRAKHGENAKLYNNTGKKIGGLWWTYLISLFVKTGIEITFLYILHYIYDSFYLPSLVKCEVNPCPNIVDCYISRPTEKRVFTYFMVGASALCIVLSVCEIIYLISKRIVLCANQFKMHHRSSTPLHGRYRDMDSNCSIPLHELDCIHEYKPESKSEFRSGYKPEFKPQRKAELKPTFKPAYRLSVDMIASAPNLSIPMYKMQSDIL; encoded by the coding sequence ATGGACTGGAAGACTTTCCAAACTCTGTTAAGTGGGGTGAATAAATACTCCACTGCGTTTGGTCGCATTTGGCTCTCTGTGGTTTTTGTGTTTAGAGTGATGGTTTACGTTGTAGCTGCGGAGAGAGTTTGGGGTGATGAGCAGAAAGAATTTGATTGCAACACAAAGCAACCAGGCTGCTCGAACGTCTGCTACGACCACTTCTTCCCCATGTCCCACATCCGCCTGTGGGCCCTGCAGCTCATCTTTGTCACCTGTCCATCGCTGATGGTGGTCATGCATGTGAAGTACCGTGATGAACGTGAACGGAAGTATCGTGCCAAACATGGCGAAAATGCCAAGTTATACAACAATACGGGAAAGAAGATTGGTGGACTGTGGTGGACCTACTTGATCAGCCTTTTTGTCAAGACTGGCATAGAGATCACCTTCTTGTACATCCTACATTATATTTACGACAGTTTCTACCTGCCTTCTTTGGTGAAGTGTGAAGTCAATCCATGCCCCAACATTGTGGATTGCTACATTTCCCGACCCACAGAAAAAAGGGTCTTTACCTACTTCATGGTTGGAGCTTCAGCACTGTGTATTgtgctcagtgtgtgtgagaTCATCTATCTCATCTCCAAGCGCATCGTTCTCTGTGCCAACCAATTTAAAATGCATCACAGAAGCAGCACGCCACTTCACGGAAGATACAGAGACATGGACAGTAACTGCAGTATTCCTTTGCACGAGCTGGACTGTATACACGAGTACAAGCCTGAGTCTAAATCAGAGTTTAGGTCTGGGTATAAACCTGAGTTTAAACCACAGCGTAAAGCTGAGCTCAAGCCAACCTTTAAACCAGCTTACAGGCTCAGTGTGGACATGATAGCTTCTGCTCCAAATCTCTCAATACCTATGTATAAGATGCAGTCTGATATACTTTAG